In the Victivallis sp. Marseille-Q1083 genome, one interval contains:
- the ltrA gene encoding group II intron reverse transcriptase/maturase translates to MDRLEAEENPGVRSMLTRETEAKDGADLFERILERNNLNRAYKQVKRNGGAPGVDGMTVDDLLAYLCEHKESFLENLRTETYRPQPVRRVEIPKPDGGIRMLGVPTGMDRMIQQAISQVLCPIFEEEFSENSYGFRPGRSAHQAIRQARKYYNQGYRRVVDLDLSKYFDTMNHELLMEMLRAKISDQRVLCLIKRYLKSGVMINGVVTRTEEGSPQGGNLSPLLSNIYLTAFDRELERRGHKFVRYADDVNIYVRSQRAAERVLASSRRFLEAKLKLKVNESKSKAGSPLKLKFLGFALRSTTKGQAGIRIHEKSIDRFKAKVRELTRRNQGNSVEYMLYKLRQYTVGWLGYYAIADMKMFMQNMNEWIQRKIRTYVWKQWKRVRTRFTRLQSLGISEGKAWEWANTRKGYWHIARSWILHRVLPSQRIAEIGYDDILLRYKALHSSC, encoded by the coding sequence ATGGATAGGCTGGAAGCCGAAGAGAATCCGGGAGTGCGGAGCATGCTTACGCGGGAAACTGAAGCGAAAGACGGTGCTGATTTGTTTGAACGCATCCTTGAGCGTAACAACCTCAACCGTGCGTACAAGCAAGTCAAGAGAAACGGCGGAGCGCCGGGCGTGGACGGAATGACCGTTGACGACCTGTTGGCGTATCTGTGCGAACACAAGGAAAGTTTCCTTGAAAATCTCCGAACCGAAACGTATCGCCCGCAACCGGTGCGCCGGGTTGAAATCCCGAAACCGGACGGGGGGATACGGATGCTTGGTGTTCCAACGGGCATGGATCGGATGATTCAACAGGCAATATCGCAGGTCCTCTGCCCGATATTCGAGGAGGAATTTTCAGAAAACAGCTACGGTTTCCGACCGGGGCGTAGCGCTCATCAGGCCATCCGGCAAGCACGGAAATACTACAATCAAGGCTATCGGCGGGTTGTCGATCTTGACTTGAGCAAGTATTTCGACACCATGAACCATGAGCTGTTGATGGAAATGTTGCGGGCCAAAATCTCTGATCAACGAGTTTTGTGCCTGATTAAACGCTACTTGAAGAGCGGAGTCATGATCAATGGCGTGGTGACGCGAACGGAAGAAGGCAGTCCACAGGGCGGCAATCTTTCGCCATTGCTGAGCAACATCTACCTGACCGCTTTCGACCGGGAATTGGAACGCCGTGGACACAAGTTCGTACGATATGCGGACGATGTCAACATCTACGTCAGAAGTCAACGCGCCGCCGAACGCGTACTTGCGAGCAGCAGACGGTTTCTTGAAGCGAAATTGAAACTCAAAGTAAACGAATCCAAAAGTAAAGCGGGAAGTCCGCTGAAGCTGAAGTTTCTCGGCTTCGCACTGCGAAGTACGACGAAAGGACAGGCCGGAATTCGAATACACGAGAAGTCTATAGACCGCTTCAAAGCCAAGGTTCGCGAGCTGACCCGAAGGAATCAGGGAAATTCGGTGGAATATATGCTGTACAAACTTCGGCAATATACCGTCGGATGGCTCGGATACTATGCGATTGCGGACATGAAGATGTTTATGCAAAACATGAATGAATGGATTCAACGGAAAATTCGGACGTATGTTTGGAAACAGTGGAAACGAGTACGGACACGATTTACGCGACTGCAATCGTTGGGTATTTCCGAGGGAAAAGCGTGGGAATGGGCGAATACGAGGAAAGGCTACTGGCATATTGCCCGTAGTTGGATTTTACATCGTGTATTGCCGTCTCAACGCATTGCCGAAATAGGGTATGACGATATCCTACTTCGGTACAAAGCGTTGCACTCAAGCTGCTGA